The following are from one region of the Aspergillus chevalieri M1 DNA, chromosome 1, nearly complete sequence genome:
- the EXG3 gene encoding glucan 1,3-beta-glucosidase 3 (CAZy:GH5;~COG:I;~EggNog:ENOG410PFKX;~InterPro:IPR017853,IPR001547;~PFAM:PF00150;~go_function: GO:0004553 - hydrolase activity, hydrolyzing O-glycosyl compounds [Evidence IEA];~go_process: GO:0071704 - organic substance metabolic process [Evidence IEA]), which produces MIVAPPSPQDILLYRYQHATNLGSVFVLERWLRSSMYDDDTPGSSEIEAIKRSIQVRGLYETRAKWETLWLTALSDDDLHWLKHTARCNSIRLPIGYFTLGPAFCIGTDFDGEPGQVYLNCWNTVKHLIEKCYTHGIGVLIDFHAVPGGANSESHSGTDTGRADFWRNEHYRTLARDCIAFVIQEVKFHALHGVIGIELCNEAAWDPPGMHEWYDEVIEVASAIDSSIPIYISDAWNLSAALQYAMGKNNTTLPFDRSPVIVDTHKYYCFTEDDRNMHPNAIRERVANELAELAERQGNVFDRKSAVEVYIGEYSCAMDQHTFDHADPSQRPELTVAFGNEQSRTWSSKASGSAFWTFKMDWMDGGDWGFKEQVNTGAIPAPPWLALSRDEVHARLRQADIQRTDRHEEAYSQHIGYWDSVAPGVHFEHDRYSRGWDLGYADAGWYFGALVNGIIPGQREGGEKIGALDLWVRKRITETNEVNQDMGWEWEHGFRKGINDFYSVVGV; this is translated from the exons ATGATAGTTGCACCCCCATCGCCCCAAGACATCCTCCTCTACCGCTACCAGCACGCTACAAACCTAGGCTCCGTCTTCGTGCTAGAACGATGGCTCCGTAGCAGCATGTACGACGACGACACGCCCGGCTCCAGTGAAATAGAAGCCATAAAACG ATCCATACAAGTCCGCGGCCTGTACGAAACTCGCGCAAAATGGGAAACCCTCTGGCTAACAGCCCTATCCGATGACGACCTGCACTGGCTCAAGCACACCGCGCGGTGCAACTCCATCCGTCTCCCGATAGGTTACTTCACACTTGGCCCTGCGTTTTGTATTGGTACAGATTTTGACGGCGAGCCGGGACAGGTCTACCTGAACTGCTGGAACACTGTCAAGCATCTAATTGAGAAATGCTACACACACGGCATCGGGGTACTAATCGACTTCCACGCCGTTCCTGGAGGTGCGAATAGCGAAAGCCATAGCGGGACTGATACTGGGAGGGCTGACTTCTGGAGAAACGAGCACTACCGCACTCTAGCAAGAGATTGCATCGCATTCGTCATTCAAGAAGTCAAGTTCCACGCTCTCCACGGCGTTATCGGCATTGAACTATGCAATGAAGCAGCCTGGGATCCACCAGGGATGCACGAATGGTACGATGAGGTCATTGAAGTCGCTAGTGCTATCGATTCATCTATACCGATCTACATCAGTGATGCGTGGAATCTCTCCGCTGCGCTGCAGTACGCCATGGGCAAAAACAATACCACCCTACCCTTTGACAGAAGCCCTGTTATCGTGGATACGCACAAGTACTACTGTTTCACCGAAGACGACAGAAACATGCACCCAAACGCGATTCGCGAGCGTGTTGCTAATGAACTGGCTGAACTGGCTGAACGGCAGGGCAATGTCTTCGACCGTAAATCAGCAGTCGAAGTGTATATCGGAGAGTATAGCTGCGCTATGGACCAGCATACATTTGACCATGCTGACCCCTCGCAACGGCCTGAGTTGACGGTTGCATTTGGAAATGAGCAGAGCCGGACGTGGTCGTCCAAAGCATCGGGCTCCGCCTTTTGGACCTTCAAAATGGACTGGATGGATGGTGGGGATTGGGGGTTCAAGGAACAGGTTAATACGGGCGCGATCCCGGCGCCTCCGTGGCTGGCCCTTTCGCGAGACGAAGTGCACGCGAGGCTAAGGCAAGCTGATATTCAAAGAACTGATCGCCATGAAGAAGCCTATTCTCAACACATCGGATACTGGGACTCCGTGGCCCCGGGTGTACACTTCGAACATGACCGCTATTCTCGCGGGTGGGATCTCGGATACGCGGATGCAGGGTGGTATTTTGGTGCGTTGGTCAACGGCATAATCCCCGGCCAACGCGAGGGAGGGGAGAAAATCGGTGCCCTTGACCTCTGGGTTCGGAAGAGGATCACCGAAACGAACGAGGTTAATCAGGACATGGGCTGGGAGTGGGAGCATGGGTTTCGGAAGGGTATTAACGATTTTTACTCTGTTGTTGGGGTTTAG
- a CDS encoding phosphatidylinositol-3-phosphatase YMR1 (BUSCO:EOG09261ABB;~COG:I,U;~EggNog:ENOG410PH67;~InterPro:IPR029021,IPR011993,IPR010569,IPR016130, IPR030564;~PFAM:PF06602;~go_function: GO:0004725 - protein tyrosine phosphatase activity [Evidence IEA];~go_process: GO:0016311 - dephosphorylation [Evidence IEA]) has product MERTRVAKVDNVTLARRGEQVVGNLHLTPHHLIFSHIPPASDTAPAQAQGNPVRPRELWITYPIISLCTLRPTPAASRQPSSIRLRCRDFTFVCFYFVTENKAREVYDTIKQWTCRVGRVDKLYAFAYQPPLPEREFNGWDLFDPKKEWARQGVDIEGNGWRISQINSDYGFSPTYPALMPVPTAISDNTLNYAGRYRSRARVPILTYRHPVNNCSITRSSQPLVGVRQNRSIQDEKLLAAIFSTSRTERPLSNVQTPNLESESSSFSQGDGFAGQSDSDFANAEELEDEMLASVRGDPEEGRQVYGAQQQNLIVDARPTVNAFAMQAVGLGSENMDNYKFAAKAYLGIDNIHVMRDSLNKVVDALKDSDVTPLGPNRDLLARSGWLKHIAGILDGAGLIARQVGLNHSHVLIHCSDGWDRTSQLSALSQVCLDPYYRTLEGFMVLVEKDWLSFGHMFRHRSGHLNSEKWFQVENERIGGDPNREGSGAGKALENAFLSAKGFFNRDNTSRDSLPDSDGDTPTNECETPGKRAGSVPRTPISEKEVTKVKETSPVFHQFLDATYQLLYQYPTRFEFNERFLRRLLYHLYSCQFGTFLFNSEKERIETNARERTRSVWDYFLARREQFLNPQYDATIDDNKRGKERLLFPRLNEVRWWNEVFGRADAEMNGPRPSGPVVVPTAVQESITPPAPGSGAPVVTGVETAHSSVGSGVSGKGTQNAASAGMAAVSAGISNLAFTPKNKENEQGSGKMTEMEVEMQ; this is encoded by the exons ATGGAGAGAACACGGGTTGCTAAG GTTGATAATGTGACCTTGGCGCGCCGTGGTGAACAGGTCGTCGGCAACCTTCACCTCACCCCTCACCACCTCATCTTCTCCCACATTCCCCCAGCATCCGACACGGCCCCAGCACAAGCGCAAGGAAACCCCGTCAGACCCCGAGAACTCTGGATAACCTACCCGATAATATCCCTGTGCACGCTGCGACCGACTCCCGCGGCCTCGCGTCAGCCGTCGTCAATCCGTTTGCGGTGCCGCGATTTCACCTTTGTTTGCTTCTACTTTGTTACTGAGAACAAGGCGCGCGAGGTATATGATACGATAAAGCAGTGGACATGTAGGGTTGGGAGGGTAGATAAGCTATATGCGTTTGCTTATCAGCCTCCTCTACCGGAAAGGGAGTTTAACGGGTGGGATTTATTTGACCCGAAGAAAGAATGGGCAAGGCAGGGTGTGGATATAGAGGGGAATGGATGGCGCATCTCGCAGATTAATTCGGACTATGGG TTCTCTCCAACCTATCCTGCGCTTATGCCCGTGCCTACTGCGATTTCGGATAATACATTGAACTACGCAGGACGGTATCGGTCGAGAGCGCGTGTGCCTATACTCACATATCGGCATCCGGTGAATAACTGCTCGATTACGAGAAGTTCGCAGCCGTTGGTTGGTGTACGGCAGAACCGGAGTATTCAGGACGAGAAGTTATTAGCGGCTATCTTTTCGACATCACGTACAGAGAGGCCGTTGTCCAATGTGCAAACCCCTAATTTAGAATCAGAGTCGTCTAGCTTTAGTCAGGGTGATGGATTCGCTGGCCAGTCTGATTCCGACTTTGCGAATGCTGAAGAACTCGAGGATGAAATGTTGGCATCCGTTCGAGGAGACCCGGAAGAAGGGCGTCAGGTTTATGGCGCTCAGCAGCAGAATCTGATTGTTGATGCTCGGCCGACGGTTAATGCCTTTGCAATGCAGGCTGTTGGTCTGGGTTCGGAGAACATGGACAACTATAAATTCGCAGCCAAGGCCTACCTGGGAATTGATAACATCCATGTGATGCGAGATTCGTTGAATAAAGTGGTCGATGCGCTGAAAGACTCAGATGTCACCCCGTTAGGTCCTAATAGGGACCTGCTTGCCCGGAGTGGATGGTTGAAGCATATTGCCGGAATCCTGGATGGCGCTGGGTTGATTGCTCGACAGGTTGGGCTTAACCATTCTCATGTCTTGATTCATTGCTCGGATGGCTGGGATCGTACGAGCCAGCTGAGTGCATTGAGTCAAGTGTGTCTCGACCCTTACTATCGAACATTGGAAGGGTTCATGGTGTTGGTTGAGAAGGACTGGCTCTCGTTCGGCCATATGTTCCGCCATCGTTCCGGCCATCTGAACAGCGAGAAATGGTTCCAGGTCGAAAACGAGCGGATTGGAGGTGATCCTAATCGCGAGGGTAGCGGCGCTGGAAAGGCGCTCGAAAACGCATTCTTGAGTGCCAAGGGGTTCTTCAACCGGGATAACACTAGCCGTGACTCGCTTCCCGATTCCGATGGTGATACCCCGACCAATGAATGCGAGACTCCTGGGAAACGAGCCGGCTCTGTACCTAGAACACCCATATCCGAGAAGGAGGTCACCAAGGTAAAGGAAACAAGTCCAGTGTTCCACCAATTCCTCGACGCAACATATCAACTCCTCTACCAATACCCTACACGATTCGAATTCAACGAACGCTTCCTACGACGGTTACTCTACCACCTCTACTCCTGTCAATTTGGCACGTTCCTCTTCAACAGCGAGAAGGAACGTATCGAGACCAATGCCCGAGAACGAACACGCAGCGTTTGGGACTACTTCCTCGCCAGACGAGAACAGTTCCTCAATCCCCAATACGACGCCACCATAGACGACAACAAACGCGGTAAGGAGCGCCTACTCTTCCCGCGCTTGAACGAAGTCCGTTGGTGGAACGAGGTATTTGGCCGAGCAGACGCAGAGATGAACGGACCCCGTCCGTCTGGTCCTGTTGTTGTCCCGACTGCAGTCCAGGAGAGCATTACACCACCTGCTCCTGGGTCAGGGGCTCCTGTTGTTACTGGTGTTGAAACGGCTCACAGCTCCGTGGGCAGTGGTGTGTCTGGTAAGGGGACGCAGAATGCAGCATCGGCTGGGATGGCAGCCGTGTCAGCGGGTATTTCGAACTTGGCTTTCACGCCGAAGAATAAGGAGAATGAGCAGGGAAGTGGGAAGATGACGGAGATGGAGGTAGAGATGCAGTAG
- the FRS1 gene encoding phenylalanine--tRNA ligase subunit beta (BUSCO:EOG09260VTA;~COG:J;~EggNog:ENOG410PGUM;~InterPro:IPR009061,IPR020825,IPR005146,IPR005147, IPR041616,IPR004531,IPR040659;~PFAM:PF03483,PF18262,PF03484,PF17759;~go_component: GO:0005737 - cytoplasm [Evidence IEA];~go_function: GO:0000166 - nucleotide binding [Evidence IEA];~go_function: GO:0000287 - magnesium ion binding [Evidence IEA];~go_function: GO:0003723 - RNA binding [Evidence IEA];~go_function: GO:0004826 - phenylalanine-tRNA ligase activity [Evidence IEA];~go_function: GO:0005524 - ATP binding [Evidence IEA];~go_process: GO:0006432 - phenylalanyl-tRNA aminoacylation [Evidence IEA]) yields MPTISVDKAALFKELGREYTTEEFDELCFEFGIELDEDTTDTDRPIVDGVQEPPQLKIEIPANRYDMLCFEGIQLMLNIFLGRKPLPNYRLVEPSSGQLEKIVVKEDTTKVRPYVSGAILRNVKFDQARYESFIALQDKLHQNLARQRTLVAIGTHDLDTIQGPFTYNALPPKDFSFVPLNQTKELNGEELMAFYEKDRNLGKYLHIIRDSPVYPVIHDSNNTICSLPPIINGNHSKISINTTNVFIEMTGLDKTKLEIVNKVMVTMFSQYTTEPFSIEPIQIVSEHNGESRVVPDISPRTTQAEISFINQCCGLNLSAAEISDLLKKMSYDARPSANNPNLVDVDIPPTRADVLHQADIMEDVAIAYGFNKLPRAFPNISGTIGQPLPINKLSDIVRTEVAMAGWSEALPLILCSHDENFAWLNRKDDGNTAVKLANPKTLEFQVVRTSLLPGLLKTIRENKHHTVPMKIFEVSDVAFKDVELERKSRNERHFAAAWYGRTSGFEVVHGLLDRLMAMLKSAFITAEEGLESTAASDSHYWIEELDDPTYFPGHAASVHVRIAGKEHNIGTFGILHPTVLEKYELKYPVSTLELNIETFL; encoded by the exons ATGCCCACCATCTCCGTCGACAAGGCCGCGCTCTTCAAGGAGCTCGGGCGCGA ATACACCACCGAAGAGTTCGACGAGCTGTGCTTCGAATTCG GCATTGAGCTCGATGAAGAC ACGACCGATACGGACCGTCCCATCGTTGATGGCGTGCAGGAGCCGCCTCAACTCAAGATCGAAATCCCCGCAAACCG ATATGACATGCTGTGTTTCGAGGGTATTCAGCTCATGCTGAACATCTTCTTGGGCCGCAAGCCTCTCCCCAACTATAGACTCGTTGAGCCCTCGAGTGGGCAGCTCGAGAAGATTGTGGTCAAGGAGGAC ACCACGAAAGTTAGGCCGTATGTCTCCGGCGCAATTCTGCGCAATGTGAAGTTTGACCAGGCACGTTACGAATCGTTCATCGCTCTTCAAGACAAGCTTCACCAGAACCTCGCAAGACAAAGAACACTGGTTGCTATTGGTACCCACGATTTGGATACCATTCAGGGTCCTTTCACCTACAATGCTCTGCCTCCGAAGGACTTTAGCTTTGTTCCCTTGAACCAAACGAAGGAGCTGAATGGCGAGGAGTTGATGGCTTTCTACGAG AAAGACCGGAACCTCGGAAAGTACCTTCACATTATCCGCGACTCTCCTGTTTATCCTGTCATCCACGACTCGAATAACACAATTTGCTCTCTTCCGCCGATCATCAACGGTAACCACTCGAAGATCTCGATCAATACGACAAACGTTTTCATCGAAATGACCGGTCTGGACAAGACGAAGCTTGAGATTGTGAACAAGGTCATGGTTACCATGTTCTCCCAGTACACCACCGAACCGTTCAG CATCGAGCCCATTCAAATCGTTTCTGAGCACAACGGCGAGTCTCGTGTCGTTCCGGATATTTCACCCCGTACCACCCAAGCCGAGATTTCTTTCATCAACCAATGTTGCGGGCTGAACCTCTCTGCGGCTGAGATTAGCGACCTCCTTAAGAAGATGTCCTATGATGCCAGGCCTTCCGCGAACAACCCCAACCTCGTTGATGTCGACATTCCCCCGACCCGTGCAGATGTGCTTCACCAGGCTGATATCATGGAGGATGTTGCTATCGCCTATGGATTCAACAAGCTTCCGCGAGCCTTCCCCAACATCTCCGGCACCATTGGCCAGCCTCTCCCCATCAACAAACTCTCCGACATCGTGAGAACAGAAGTCGCAATGGCCGGCTGGTCTGAGGCTCTCCCTCTTATTCTGTGCTCACATGATGAGAACTTCGCTTGGCTCAACCGCAAAGATGACGGCAACACTGCCGTCAAGCTCGCCAACCCTAAAACCCTGGAATTCCAGGTTGTCCGTACCAGTCTCCTTCCCGGTCTCCTGAAGACCATCAGGGAAAATAAGCACCACACTGTGCCCATGAAGATCTTCGAGGTCAGCGATGTCGCCTTCAAGGACGTTGAGTTGGAGCGTAAGAGCCGTAACGAGCGCCACTTTGCCGCTGCATGGTAcggacggaccagtggattcGAAGTTGTGCACGGTCTCCTGGACCGACTGATGGCTATGCTCAAGAGCGCCTTCATCACTGCCGAGGAGGGTCTCGAGAGCACGGCAGCCAGCGACTCTCACTACTGGATTGAGGAGCTTGATG ACCCCACCTACTTCCCCGGCCACGCCGCCTCGGTCCACGTGCGCATTGCCGGAAAGGAGCACAACATTGGTACCTTTGGTATCCTGCATCCTACGGTGTTGGAGAAGTACGAGCTGAAGTACCCCGTCAGCACCCTGGAACTCAACATTGAGACTTTCCTGTGA
- the RPS3 gene encoding 40S ribosomal protein uS3 (BUSCO:EOG092647L7;~COG:J;~EggNog:ENOG410PGWV;~InterPro:IPR001351,IPR009019,IPR036419,IPR015946, IPR005703,IPR018280,IPR004044;~PFAM:PF00189,PF07650;~go_component: GO:0015935 - small ribosomal subunit [Evidence IEA];~go_function: GO:0003723 - RNA binding [Evidence IEA];~go_function: GO:0003735 - structural constituent of ribosome [Evidence IEA];~go_process: GO:0006412 - translation [Evidence IEA]) — protein MAAVQGAMSKRRKFVADGVFYAELNEFFQRELAEEGYSGVEVRVTPTVTDIIIRATHTQEVLGEQGRRIRELTSLIQKRFRFPENSVSLYAAKVQNRGLSAVAQCESLRYKLLNGLAVRRACYGVLRFIMESGAKGCEVVVSGKLRAARAKSMKFTDGFMIHSGHPAKEFIDSATRHVLLRQGVLGIKVKIMRGSDPEGKAGPQKTLPDSVTIIEPKEEQPILQPVSQDYGAKAIAAQQLAEQQRLAEQQAVEAQEGAPAAGAETFAQE, from the exons ATGGCTGCTGTCCAGGGAGCTATGTCGAAGCGCCGAAAGTTCGTCGCCGACGGTGTCTTCTACGCCGAGTTGAACGAGTTCTTCCAGCGCGAGCTGGCTGAGGAGGGTTACTCGGGTGTCGAAGTCCGTGTTACTCCTACCGTTACCGACATCA TCATCCGTGCCACCCACACCCAGGAGGTTCTGGGCGAGCAGGGCCGCCGCATCCGCGAGCTCACCTCCCTCATCCAGAAGCGTTTCCGCTTCCCCGAGAACTCGGTCTCCCTGTACGCCGCCAAGGTCCAGAACCGTGGTCTCTCCGCCGTCGCTCAGTGCGAGTCCCTCCGCTACAAGCTGCTTAACGGTCTGGCCGTCCGCCGTGCCTGCTATGGTGTCCTCCGTTTCATCATGGAGAGCGGTGCTAAGGGTTGCGAGGTTGTTGTTTCGGGCAAGCTCCGTGCTGCTCGTGCCAAGTCCATGAAGTTCACT GACGGCTTCATGATCCACTCCGGCCACCCCGCCAAGGAATTCATCGACTCGGCCACCCGCCACGTCCTCCTCCGCCAGGGTGTCCTCGGTATCAAGGTCAAGATCATGCGCGGCTCCGACCCCGAGGGCAAGGCCGGTCCCCAGAAGACCCTCCCCGACTCCGTCACCATCATCGAGCCCAAGGAGGAGCAGCCCATCCTGCAGCCCGTTAGCCAGGACTACGGCGCCAAGGCCATCGCTGCCCAGCAGCTCGCCGAGCAGCAGCGTCTTGCTGAGCAGCAGGCTGTTGAGGCTCAGGAGGGTGctcctgctgctggtgctgagACTTTCGCTCAGGAGTAA
- a CDS encoding ferric reductase-like transmembrane domain-containing protein (COG:S;~EggNog:ENOG410PXJ6;~InterPro:IPR013130;~PFAM:PF01794;~TransMembrane:7 (o26-45i83-99o111-132i164-184o204-225i246-265o271-289i)) produces the protein MSLTWPWHFAPASAPGKQQRRELLDFRGYVAQVSVLVVICVIRICQTYSKATAGAVKPRTRRREQSWWDRPPFPGWTETRRQYAICLIWLGWLVGLSAWKTGDDYLHLTKALGQIGMSQLPMQVLLSPALYLSTSKPGAPSIISSLTSLPQPFLNPYHRLCGRLVFAPLLLGHAILYFGFFLQSSSPRPEFSSLLAKRLRDPDVQWGIGAVWSVVLVTFVLTRPFGGRGLSIWPTGASAKDKRQRFYIAHVVLVGVFCLAAYAHVAQAQTFVLETVGCFAINVMWSLWCC, from the exons ATGTCATTAACATGGCCCTGGCACTTTGCGCCGGCGTCTGCTCCTGGCAAGCAGCAGCGTCGCGAACTGCTGGATTTCCGGGGATATGTTGCTCAAGTCTCCGTGTTGGTGGTGATTTGCGTGATACGCATCTGCCAGACCTACTCTAAAGCCACTGCGGGTGCCGTGAAGCCACGGACCAGGCGCAGAGAGCAGTCCTGGTGGGATCGACCGCCGTTTCCTGGGTGGACTGAGACGCGAAGGCAGTATGCCATCTGTTTGATCTGGCTGGGATGGCTGGTGGGTTTATCCGCATGGAAGACTGGCGATG ACTACCTCCATCTGACCAAGGCCCTGGGCCAAATCGGCATGTCCCAGCTACCGATGCAGGTCCTCCTCTCGCCAGCATTATATCTCTCGACTTCTAAACCGGGCGCTCCCTCGATCATCTCATCACTGACCTCCCTCCCGCAACCATTTCTAAACCCCTACCACCGTCTCTGCGGACGACTCGTTTTCGCCCCGCTCCTCCTGGGCCATGCTATCCTATACTTTGGGTTCTTCCTACAATCATCGTCTCCTCGTCCGGAGTTTAGTTCATTACTAGCTAAGCGCCTGCGGGATCCAGACGTTCAATGGGGAATTGGTGCAGTGTGGTCGGTGGTTCTGGTGACATTCGTGTTGACGAGACCGTTTGGAGGACGAGGACTGAGTATATGGCCGACGGGGGCATCGGCGAAGGACAAGCGACAACGGTTTTACATCGCACATGTGGTACTGGTGGGAGTGTTTTGTCTGGCGGCATATGCCCATGTGGCACAGGCACAGACCTTTGTGCTTGAGACAGTGGGTTGTTTCGCGATAAATGTGATGTGGTCGCTTTGGTGTTGTTAA
- the PAA1 gene encoding protein phosphatase 2A structural subunit TPD3 (BUSCO:EOG09261AH9;~COG:T;~EggNog:ENOG410PFRF;~InterPro:IPR016024,IPR011989,IPR021133;~PFAM:PF13646) produces the protein MEGQGENDELYPIAVLIDELKHDDVLLRLNAIHRLSTIALALGPERTRDELIPFLDDSVEDEDEVLTALSDELGDFTEYVGGPEFGHVLLSPLENLAAIEEPLVREKAVESLCKIGDQLSEKQVEEHFVPMVLRLSKADWFTSKVSATGLYCVPYKKAPQPLQQSLRQYFGALVHDETPMVRRQAANNLAKFVKELNTPVVIEEMIPLFQYLASDDQDSVRLLTVDILIGIAEEIPKEQQPSHGVLLTSLRNLFEDKSWRVRYMVADRYEKIAKAVHEEVITRDMVPSFVKLLKDTEAEVRTAIAGQIPGFCSLIDRETLLNEIMTSVEDLVSDPSQHVRAALGTQISGLAPLLGKEETIAHLLPMFLQMLKDEYPDVRLHIISKLEHVNKVIGIDLLSQSLLPAIVQLAEDKQWRVRLAIIEYIPLLASQLGVKFFDEQLSDLCMGWLGDTVFSIREAATTNLRKLTEVFGIEWAQGSIIPKVMAMGQHPNYLYRMTTCFAISTLAPVVSLDITENSILPIMDRLTADEIPNIRFNVAKSYAVLIDTLRRLPAEGTLTDLEKSGKTGTPSPRGQELIQQRILPNLERLQEDEDVDVRYFATTAAGPPEENMQTSP, from the exons ATGGAGGGTCAGGGCGAAAATGACGAGCTCTACCCTATCGCCGTCCTCATTGACGAGTTAAAG CACGATGATGTTCTCCTCCGCCTTAATGCTATTCACCGCCTCTCTACTATCGCGTTGGCCCTCGGACCCGAGAGAACTCGCGACGAGCTCATTCCATTCCTTGATG ACTCCGtggaagacgaggacgaggttCTGACCGCACTCAGTGACGAGCTCGGTGACTTTACAGAATATGTTGGCGGCCCGGAGTTTGGGCATGTTCTACTTTCTCCCCTGGAGAACTTGGCCGCCATCGAAGAGCCGTTGGTTCGGGAGAAG GCGGTCGAGTCCCTCTGCAAGATCGGCGATCAATTGTCTGAAAAACAAGTCGAAGAACACTTTGTCCCTATGGTCCTTCGCCTATCGAAAGCAGACTGGTTCACGTCGAAAGTATCCGCTACTGGTCTGTACTGCGTCCCATACAAGAAAGCTCCCCAGCCCCTGCAGCAAAGCCTTCGACAATATTTCGGCGCGTTGGTGCACGACGAGACCCCGATGGTGCGGCGACAGGCGGCGAATAACCTTGCCAAATTTGTCAAAGAATTGAACACGCCAGTAGTCATTGAAGAAATGATACCCTTGTTCCAGTACCTTGCGAGTGACGACCAAGATAGCGTGCGTCTCCTTACGGTGGACATTCTTATTGGGATTGCGGAGGAAATCCCCAAAGAACAACAGCCCAGCCACGGCGTCCTGTTGACGTCGCTACGGAACTTGTTCGAGGATAAGAGCTGGAGAGTCAGATATATGGTCGCCGACAGATATGAAAAG ATTGCTAAAGCTGTGCACGAAGAAGTGATCACTCGTGACATGGTGCCCTCATTCGTTAAGCTCCTGAAGGATACTGAAGCAGAAGTCCGCACCGCAATTGCCGGCCAGATCCCAG GTTTCTGCAGCCTGATTGACCGGGAGACCCTTCTTAATGAGATCATGACTAGCGTTGAAGACCTTGTTTCGGACCCCTCTCAACATGTGCGCGCGGCCCTTGGTACCCAAATCAGCGGTCTTGCACCACTCCTCGGAAAGGAAGA GACTATCGCCCATCTCCTTCCGATGTTCCTCCAAATGCTCAAGGACGAATACCCCGATGTCCGTTTGCATATCATTTCCAAGCTGGAGCATGTCAATAAGG TTATCGGCATTGATCTCCTGTCTCAGTCGCTTCTTCCCGCTATTGTCCAATTGGCCGAGGACAAGCAATGGCGAGTCCGCCTCGCCATCATTGAATATATCCCCCTGCTTGCCAGTCAGCTTGGTGTTAAGTTCTTCGATGAGCAACTTAGTGACCTTTGCATGGGGTGGCTTGGTGACACTGTCTTCTCCATTCGTGAGGCTGCTACCACCAACTTGAGAAAGTTGACCGAGGTTTTCGGAATTGAATGGGCCCAGGGCTCAATCATCCCCAAAGTCATGGCTATGGGACAGCACCCCAACTACCTCTACAGAATGACAACCTGCTTTGCAATCTCG ACCCTTGCGCCTGTTGTTTCTCTGGATATCACTGAAAACTCGATTCTCCCTATCATGGACCGACTCACAGCGGACGAGATCCCGAATATTCGATTCAATGTTGCCAAGTCGTACGCTGTGCTGATCGACACATTGAGACGCCTGCCGGCCGAGGGCACCCTGACCGACCTGGAGAAGTCTGGAAAAACTGGCACGCCCTCCCCGCGGGGCCAGGAGCTCATTCAGCAACGGATCCTGCCGAACTTGGAGAGGTTgcaggaggatgaggatgttgatgTGCGGTACTTCGCTACTACCGCTGCCGGTCCTCCTGAGGAGAACATGCAAACCTCGCCTTAA